The Actinomycetota bacterium genomic interval TGGATCGCCTCCCCCATCGACCCGGTCCCGGAGTTCATCCCGGTGATCGGTACGCTCGACGACGCTCTTGTCGCGGTGCTCGCCATCCGCATCTCGCTTCGTCACGTGGACTCAAGCGTGCTCGCCTCTCACTGGCGCGGAGACCCCTCCACCTTGAACGCGTTGCTGCGCGCCGCCGGACGGAGGCTCGAGCCCTAACTTCGCACCTGCACCACGGCGTCCACCTCGACCGGAACGCCCAGAGGCAACTCCGCCACGCCGACGGCCGCGCGCGCGTGGCGGCCTGCGTCGCCGAACACCTCGACCATCAGGCAGACGGGCGCAGATGCTGGAGTCTAGGACCCCCGGCTATCCGCCAAACTGCTCGATGCCTTGGCCGGAAGCATGGAAAGCGAAGGTCCGCTCACAG includes:
- a CDS encoding DUF1232 domain-containing protein — protein: MRTWVLALIVVAGVWLAAIGLLALVGRPRQAREIAAFIPNLAMLFRGLIRDPAVPRHVKVLLVIAVAWIASPIDPVPEFIPVIGTLDDALVAVLAIRISLRHVDSSVLASHWRGDPSTLNALLRAAGRRLEP